A genomic window from Camelina sativa cultivar DH55 chromosome 2, Cs, whole genome shotgun sequence includes:
- the LOC104743416 gene encoding cellulose synthase A catalytic subunit 6 [UDP-forming]-like, with protein sequence MNTGGRLIAGSHNRNEFVLINADENARIRSVQELSGQTCQICRDEIELTVDGEPFVACNECAFPVCRPCYEYERREGNKACPQCKTRFKRLKGSPRVEGDEEEDDIDDLDNEFEYGSNGMGFDQVSENMSISRRTSGFPQSDLDSAPPGSQIPLLTYGDEDVEISSDRHALIVPPSLGGHGNRVHPVSLADPAVAAHPRPMVPQKDLAVYGYGSVAWKDRMEEWKRKQNEKLQVVKHEGDPDFEDGDDADFPMMDEGRQPLSRKIPIKSSKINPYRMLIVLRLVILGLFFHYRILHPVKDAYALWLISVICEIWFAVSWVLDQFPKWYPIERETYLDRLSLRYEKEGKPSGLSPVDVFVSTVDPLKEPPLITANTVLSILAVDYPVDKVACYVSDDGAAMLTFEALSETAEFARKWVPFCKKYCIEPRAPEWYFCHKMDYLKNKVHPAFVRERRAMKRDYEEFKVKINALVATAQKVPEDGWTMQDGTPWPGNSVRDHPGMIQVFLGSDGVRDVENNELPRLVYVSREKRPGFDHHKKAGAMNSLIRVSGVLSNAPYLLNVDCDHYINNSKALREAMCFMMDPQSGKKICYVQFPQRFDGIDRHDRYSNRNVVFFDINMKGLDGLQGPIYVGTGCVFRRQALYGFDAPKKKKAPRKTCNCWPKWCFMCCGSRKNRKAKTVAADKKKKNREASKQIHALENIEEGRITKGSNVEQSTEAMQLKLEKKFGQSPVFVASARMELGGMARNATPACLLKEAIQVISCGYEDKTEWGKEIGWIYGSVTEDILTGFKMHSHGWRSVYCTPKLAAFKGSAPINLSDRLHQVLRWALGSVEIFLSRHCPIWYGYGGGLKWLERLSYINSVVYPWTSLPLIVYCSLPAICLLTGKFIVPEISNYASILFMALFTSIAVTGILEMQWGKVGIDDWWRNEQFWVIGGVSAHLFALFQGLLKVLAGVDTNFTVTSKAADDGEFSDLYLFKWTSLLIPPTTLLIINVIGVIVGISDAISNGYDSWGPLFGRLFFALWVIIHLYPFLKGLLGKQDRMPTIIVVWSILLASILTLLWVRVNPFVAKGGPILEICGLDCL encoded by the exons ATGAACACCGGTGGTCGTTTAATCGCCGGTTCTCACAACAGGAATGAGTTTGTTCTCATTAATGCCGATGAGAATGCCAGA ATAAGATCAGTGCAAGAGCTGAGTGGACAGACATGTCAAATCTGCAGAGACGAGATCGAATTGACTGTGGATGGAGAACCTTTTGTGGCGTGTAATGAATGTGCTTTCCCTGTGTGTAGACCTTGCTATGAGTATGAAAGACGAGAAGGCAATAAAGCTTGTCCACAATGCAAAACCCGTTTCAAACGTCTtaaag GAAGTCCTAGGGTTGAaggtgatgaagaggaagatgacaTTGATGATTTAGACAATGAGTTTGAGTATGGGAGCAATGGGATGGGATTTGATCAGGTTTCTGAAAATATGTCAATCTCTCGTCGCACCTCTGGTTTCCCACAGTCTGATCTTGATTCAGCTCCACCTGGCTCTCAGATTCCCTTGCTTACTTATGGCGACGAG GACGTTGAGATTTCTTCTGATAGACATGCTCTTATTGTTCCTCCTTCACTTGGTGGTCATGGCAATAGAGTTCATCCGGTTTCTCTTGCTGACCCGGCCGTTGCTG CACATCCAAGGCCTATGGTACCTCAGAAAGATCTTGCGGTTTATGGTTATGGAAGTGTGGCTTGGAAAGATCGGATGGAGGAGTGGAAGAGAAAGCAGAATGAGAAACTTCAGGTGGTTAAGCATGAAGGAGATCCTGATTTTGAAGATGGCGATGATGCTGATTTTCCAAT gATGGATGAGGGAAGGCAGCCATTGTCCAGGAAGATACCAATCAAATCTAGCAAGATTAATCCATACCGGATGTTAATTGTTCTACGTCTTGTGATTCTTGGTCTCTTCTTTCACTACCGTATTCTTCACCCTGTCAAAGATGCATACGCCTTGTGGCTTATTTCTGTTATATGTGAGATATGGTTTGCGGTTTCATGGGTTCTTGATCAGTTCCCTAAATGGTACCCAATTGAGCGAGAAACATACTTGGACCGACTCTCATTAAG ataTGAGAAAGAAGGGAAACCGTCAGGACTATCCCCTGTGGACGTATTTGTCAGTACAGTGGATCCATTGAAAGAGCCTCCGCTTATTACTGCAAATACTGTCTTGTCTATTCTTGCGGTTGATTATCCTGTCGATAAGGTTGCTTGTTATGTATCTGATGATGGTGCTGCTATGCTTACTTTCGAAGCACTTTCTGAGACTGCGGAATTCGCAAGGAAATGGGTTCCATTCTGTAAGAAATACTGTATCGAGCCTCGTGCTCCTGAATGGTATTTCTGCCATAAAATGGACTACTTAAAGAATAAAGTCCATCCTGCATTTGTCAGGGAGCGGCGAGCCATGAAG AGAGATTATGAAGAATTCAAAGTAAAAATCAATGCTTTAGTGGCGACAGCACAGAAAGTGCCGGAGGATGGTTGGACTATGCAAGACGGTACACCTTGGCCCGGTAATAGTGTGCGAGATCATCCCGGCATGATTCAG GTCTTCCTTGGAAGTGACGGTGTTCGTGATGTCGAAAACAATGAGTTGCCTCGATTAGTTTATGTTTCTCGTGAGAAGAGACCCGGATTTGATCACCACAAGAAGGCTGGAGCTATGAATTCCCTG ATACGAGTCTCGGGGGTTCTATCAAATGCTCCTTACCTTCTGAATGTCGATTGTGATCACTACATCAACAATAGCAAGGCTCTTAGAGAAGCAATGTGTTTCATGATGGATCCTCAGTCAGGAAAGAAAATCTGTTATGTTCAATTCCCTCAAAGATTCGATGGTATTGATAGGCACGATCGATACTCAAATCGAAATGTTGTGTTCTTCGAT ATCAATATGAAAGGTTTGGATGGGCTACAAGGGCCTATATACGTCGGGACAGGTTGTGTTTTCAGGAGGCAAGCGCTTTATGGCTTTGATgcaccaaagaagaagaaggctccACGTAAGACATGCAATTGCTGGCCAAAATGGTGTTTCATGTGCTGTGGTTCAAGAAAGAACCGTAAAGCAAAGACAGTGGCTgcggataagaagaagaagaatagggAAGCGTCGAAGCAGATTCACGCATTAGAAAATATTGAAGAGGGCCGCATCACTAAAG GCTCTAATGTAGAACAATCAACCGAGGCAATGCAATTGAAGTTGGAGAAGAAATTTGGGCAGTCTCCCGTTTTTGTTGCATCTGCTCGTATGGAGCTTGGTGGGATGGCTAGAAACGCAACCCCAGCTTGTCTGCTTAAAGAAGCCATCCAAGTCATTAGTTGTGGATATGAAGATAAAACTGAATGGGGAAAAGAG ATCGGGTGGATCTACGGTTCTGTTACAGAAGATATTCTTACGGGTTTCAAGATGCATTCTCATGGTTGGAGGTCTGTTTATTGTACACCTAAGTTAGCGGCATTCAAAGGATCAGCTCCAATCAATCTTTCAGATCGTCTCCATCAAGTTCTTCGATGGGCGCTTGGGTCAGTTGAGATTTTCTTGAGTAGGCATTGTCCTATTTGGTATGGTTATGGAGGTGGTTTGAAATGGCTTGAGAGGTTGTCCTACATTAACTCCGTGGTTTACCCATGGACCTCTCTCCCACTCATTGTTTACTGTTCACTCCCCGCCATCTGTCTTCTCACCGGAAAATTTATTGTTCCCGAG ATTAGCAACTATGCGAGTATCCTCTTCATGGCGCTCTTCACGTCGATTGCAGTAACGGGTATACTTGAGATGCAATGGGGCAAAGTTGGGATCGATGATTGGTGGAGGAACGAACAGTTTTGGGTCATTGGTGGCGTTTCTGCGCATCTGTTTGCTCTATTCCAAGGTCTCCTCAAGGTTCTTGCTGGTGTGGACACTAACTTCACAGTCACATCAAAAGCAGCTGATGACGGCGAGTTCTCTGACCTTTACCTCTTCAAATGGACTTCTCTTCTCATCCCTCCAACGACTCTTCTCATCATAAACGTCATCGGAGTCATAGTTGGAATCTCTGATGCCATCAGCAACGGATATGACTCGTGGGGACCGCTTTTCGGAAGATTGTTCTTTGCACTTTGGGTCATCATTCATCTTTACCCATTCCTTAAAGGTTTGCTTGGGAAACAAGATAGGATGCCGACCATTATTGTTGTCTGGTCCATCCTCCTCGCCTCGATTCTTACACTTCTTTGGGTTCGGGTTAATCCGTTTGTGGCGAAAGGTGGTCCTATTCTTGAGATATGCGGGTTAGACTGCTTGTGA
- the LOC104743431 gene encoding WD repeat domain-containing protein 83-like, whose translation MSATAELPTKEAHVLKGHEGAVLAARFNGDGNYALTCGKDRTIRLWNPHRGILIKTYKSHGREVRDVHVTSDNAKFCSCGGDRQVYYWDVSTGRVIRKFRGHDGEVNAVKFNDSSSVVVSAGFDRSLRVWDCRSHSVEPVQIIDTFLDTVMSVVLTKTEIIGGSVDGTVRTFDMRIGREMSDNLGQPVSCISISNDGNCVLAGCLDSTLRLLDRTTGELLQVYRGHISKSFKTDCCLTNSDAHVIGGSEDGLVFFWDLVDAKVVSKFRAHDLVVTSVSYHPKEDCMLTSSVDGTIRVWKK comes from the exons ATGAGCGCGACGGCGGAGCTGCCGACGAAGGAGGCACACGTGCTTAAAGGCCACGAGGGAGCGGTTTTAGCGGCGAGGTTTAACGGAGACGGGAACTACGCTCTCACCTGCGGTAAGGATCGAACCATCCGTCTCTGGAACCCGCACCGTGGAATCCTAATCAAGACCTATAAATCCCATGGCCGTGAAGTCCGTGACGTTCATGTTACTTC AGACAATGCTAAATTTTGTTCATGTGGTGGTGATCGGCAAGTTTATTACTGGGATGTTTCAACCGGACGTGTAATTCGTAAATTCCGTGGTCACGATGGAGAG GTGAATGCAGTGAAGTTCAATGATTCATCATCTGTAGTTGTATCAGCTGGTTTTGATCGTTCACTACGTGTATGGGACTGCAGATCTCACAGTGTTGAGCCTGTTCAG ATCATTGATACGTTTTTGGATACAGTCATGTCTGTTGTTTTAACAAAGACTGAGATTATTGGTGGTAGTGTTGATGGAACTGTTCGCACGTTTGACATGCGTATTGGCAG GGAGATGTCAGATAACTTAGGCCAACCAGTTAGTTGTATATCGATATCAAATGATGGAAACTGTGTTCTAGCTGGTTGCTTGGATTCTACTCTGCGTCTACTTGATAG AACCACAGGAGAGCTACTCCAAGTCTATAGAGGTCATATATCGAAG TCATTTAAAACCGATTGTTGCCTCACTAATTCGGATGCACATGTAATCGGAGGATCAGAGGATGGATTAGTTTTCTTTTGGGATTTAGTAGATGCAAAAGTGGTATCGAAATTTCGAGCTCACGATTTAGTG gTGACAAGCGTGAGTTACCACCCTAAAGAAGACTGTATGTTGACCTCTTCAGTCGATGGTACAATTCGTGTCTggaaaaaatga
- the LOC104743437 gene encoding egg cell-secreted protein 1.5-like, translating to MVTKTTSKPSLVTFLTISYLISTVHAVIMVAEARKIQVSTLATDHSGAGNLMDCWNAGLELKSCTDEIVKFFLSQIATNGAAVKGGIDKDCCGAVGLVEKDCWSVMFTSLGLTTMEGNNLREYCDFQAEKSVLSPSPAPETFALSPVEITYPGLN from the coding sequence atggtTACAAAAACTACTTCAAAGCCTTCTCTTGTCACATTTCTAACGATTTCGTATCTCATATCGACCGTTCATGCCGTCATCATGGTAGCCGAGGCAAGGAAGATCCAGGTCTCGACGCTGGCTACGGATCACTCCGGTGCTGGAAACTTAATGGATTGTTGGAACGCGGGGTTGGAGCTTAAGTCATGCACCGACGAGATCGTCAAGTTTTTCCTTAGTCAAATTGCTACGAATGGAGCGGCGGTTAAAGGTGGAATCGACAAAGATTGTTGTGGAGCTGTTGGGTTGGTTGAGAAAGATTGTTGGTCTGTTATGTTTACTTCTTTAGGGCTTACGACTATGGAAGGGAATAATCTGAGAGAGTATTGTGATTTTCAGGCGGAGAAGTCGGTATTGTCTCCGTCTCCGGCGCCTGAAACTTTCGCTTTGTCTCCCGTTGAGATTACGTACCCCGGACTTAATTAG
- the LOC104743447 gene encoding uncharacterized protein LOC104743447 — MQYGSFKPLFLRLAASSFTSVVELPPLPHRAISLLVARFFSSYNSGVGHFTSTRRPQYDEESRSVRVPVWWDFENCHLPAGATSVFKLSQTITSAVRNIGIKGPINITAFGDLIQLSRTNQEALSATGITLTHVPQGGKNSTDRSLITDLMCWVSQNPPPAHLFLISSDSDFATVLHRLRMSNYNILLAGNEEATPGVLCSAASIMWDWDALVRGKYTACKHFNQPPDGPFNSWYGHYRTPLLDPFATTNSSQVVSFTSLKTVELLEANSGSCKACRRIPKEVVKQIGLILSWYPKGAPITELREQLRKRKVSLDRDFYGYKSFSRFLLSMPKILQVVPVGDGMFLIHAAVNQDMDIKASSPKLSSENPKDFSVEKMCQKMKQNDEDVKEESQSQESSQEPVSVIRQVDVKAKDESMKQNQLVYTAVDDVSSSDEKDGFCKKLNRLWFGSPEMELEHLQAKKHISGNGDEGKGVVGEGKVVDKDLESRTAESAEEVKDTKVGNEKSKSPGLVIRLVKRFKSFWGSNADVSNAAATTPHQVNDIFAEDFFWKDVQSFINSPRGFVLVSHSISREALSKNLKDEGPSSLKPLDVSKMLDLVSLLISEKEWIKENPSDALPFRVTRFIEKSFCVSSNIPATDGLRSIFVNMSKSMCDEEEDGEKTPKNIGMSQRPKERSRSQVIADCHKLVKKITEENPGGYNMSNLKKDFLDRFGYRLEYHNLGYPKLQSLIQMMPEARIESGYIVPSSTPVPYESDSSSFEDLGPVSKKTHKSEPSDYDDSETEDEASLEKSGDGRKKEKDGTNNDLFQILGSWDTDKKQKKPTETFGEDKLVEGILISLRKKPSCESKIQN, encoded by the exons ATGCAATACGGGTCTTTCAAACCACTCTTCCTCCGCCTCGCAGCTTCCTCTTTCACCTCCGTCGTCGAGCTGCCGCCATTACCGCATCGAGCGATCTCTTTACTGGTCGCGagattcttctcttcttataaCTCCGGCGTCGGTCATTTTACTTCTACGAGACGACCTCAATACGACGAGGAGTCACGGAGTGTTAGGGTTCCGGTATGGTGGGATTTCGAAAACTGCCATTTGCCGGCAGGTGCGACGAGTGTCTTCAAATTGTCTCAAACCATCACATCCGCCGTTAGAAACATCGGAATCAAAGGACCTATCAACATCACAGCCTTCGGAGACTTAATCCAGCTCTCTAGAACTAACCAAGAAGCTCTCTCCGCTACTGGAATCACTCTCACTCATGTTCCTCAAG GTGGGAAGAACAGTACGGATAGATCTTTGATTACAGATCTAATGTGTTGGGTTAGTCAGAATCCACCTCCTGCTCATCTCTTCTTAATCTCTAGCGATAGTGATTTCGCCACTGTGTTACATAGGTTGAGGATGAGTAATTACAACATTTTGCTTGCGGGAAACGAAGAAGCTACGCCTGGTGTGTTGTGTAGTGCTGCTTCCATTATGTGGGATTGGGATGCTTTAGTTAGAGGGAAATACACAGCATGTAAACACTTTAACCAGCCACCTGATGGTCCTTTTAATTCTTGGTATGGTCACTATAGAACTCCTCTTCTTGACCCATTTGCCACTACCAACAGCAGTCAAGTAGTATCTTTTACTAGTTTGAAAACCGTAGAGTTGCTTGAAGCGAATTCGGGTTCTTGTAAGGCATGTCGTCGTATCCCGAAAGAAGTTGTTAAGCAGATTGGTTTGATATTGAGTTGGTATCCTAAGGGAGCACCAATTACTGAACTACGTGAGCAGCTGCGTAAGAGGAAAGTATCTCTAGATAGAGACTTTTATGGATACAAGAGTTTTTCGAGGTTTCTGTTATCTATGCCAAAGATCTTACAGGTTGTTCCGGTGGGGGATGGTATGTTTTTAATTCATGCTGCTGTTAACCAAGATATGGATATCAAAGCCTCATCGCCGAAGTTAAGTAGCGAGAATCCCAAAGATTTTAGTGTTGAAAAGATGTGTCAGAAGATGAAACAGAATGATGAAGACGTGAAAGAGGAATCTCAATCACAAGAGAGTTCTCAAGAGCCTGTTTCTGTAATTAGGCAGGTGGATGTTAAGGCAAAAGACGAATCCATGAAACAAAACCAGCTAGTTTATACTGCTGTTGatgatgtttcttcttctgacgAAAAAGACGGATTTTGTAAGAAGCTAAATAGACTATGGTTTGGCTCACCTGAAATGGAGTTAGAGCATCTCCAAGCAAAGAAACATATTTCTGGAAATGGAGACGAAGGGAAAGGAGTCGTTGGTGAAGGAAAAGTGGTGGATAAGGACTTAGAATCTCGAACTGCAGAATCTGCTGAGGAGGTAAAAGACACTAAAGTAGGCAACGAGAAATCTAAGAGTCCGGGGCTTGTGATTCGACTTGTAAAGAGATTCAAGTCTTTTTGGGGAAGCAATGCAGACGTTAGCAATGCAGCAGCAACTACACCTCATCAAGTAAATGACATTTTTgcagaagattttttttggaaagatgtTCAGTCTTTCATTAATTCTCCAAGAGGGTTCGTCCTTGTTTCTCACTCAATCTCAAG AGAAGCGTTGTCTAAGAATCTGAAGGACGAAGGACCTTCATCTCTCAAACCTCTCGATGTATccaaaatgcttgatttagtaTCTCTGTTAATATCAGAGAAGGAATGGATAAAAGAGAATCCTTCTGATGCTCTACCTTTTAGAGTAACTAGGTTCATCGAGAAAAGCTTTTGTGTTAGCAGCAATATACCTGCTACGGATGGATTGAGATCGATATTTGTGAATATGTCAAAATCAATGtgtgacgaagaagaagatggtgagaaAACTCCCAAGAACATTGGTATGAGCCAGAGACCTAAAGAAAGATCGAGAAGCCAGGTGATTGCGGATTGTCATAAGCTGGTAAAGAAGATAACAGAGGAGAACCCTGGTGGGTATAACATGAGTAACTTGAAGAAAGACTTTTTGGACAGATTTGGATACCGTTTAGAATATCATAACCTCGGTTATCCGAAGCTTCAGTCTTTGATACAAATGATGCCTGAGGCTAGGATTGAATCAGGATACATTGTTCCTTCGTCAACCCCGGTTCCATATGAAtctgattcatcatcattcGAAGATCTTGGTCCAGTTTCCAAGAAGACTCATAAGAGTGAGCCATCTGATTATGATGACTCAGAGACGGAGGATGAAGCTTCTTTAGAAAAGAGTGGCGAtggaaggaagaaagaaaaagatggaaCAAATAACGATTTGTTCCAAATTTTGGGTTCTTGGGACACTGacaagaagcagaagaaaccTACAGAGACTTTTGGTGAAGATAAGCTTGTTGAAGGAATATTGATTAGCTTGAGAAAGAAACCATCATGCGAGTCTAAGATTCAAAATTGA
- the LOC104743469 gene encoding WAT1-related protein At5g64700-like encodes MDMESKKPYMMVTIIQVIYTIMFLISKAVFNGGMNTFVFVFYRQAFATIFLAPLAFFFERKSSPPLSFVTFIKIFMLSLFGVTLSLDLNGIALSYTSATLAAATTASLPAITFFLALLFGMERLKVKSIQGTAKLLGITVCMGGVITLALYKGPLLKLPLCHHLYHGQEHLHRDEHSKSGSTSWLKGCVLMVASNILWGLWLVLQGRVLKVYPSKLYFTTLHCLLSSIQSFFIAIALERDISAWKLGWNLRLVAVIYCGFIVTGVAYYLQSWVIEKRGPVFLSMFTPLSLLFTLLSSAILLCEIISLGSILGGILLIIGLYCVLWGKSREERNSGDDKIDDLQKENDVVCNEVKVVIS; translated from the exons ATGGACATGGAGTCGAAGAAACCATATATGATGGTGACTATAATACAAGTTATATATACAATCATGTTCTTGATCTCCAAAGCCGTCTTCAATGGTGGAATGAATACTTTCGTCTTCGTTTTCTATCGTCAAGCTTTTGCTACCATCTTCTTGGCTCCTCTTGCTTTCTTCTTCGAGCG GAAAAGTTCTCCACCTCTTTCATTTGTGACCTTCATCAAGATCTTCATGCTCTCTTTATTTGG TGTGACATTGAGCTTGGACTTAAACGGTATCGCATTATCATACACGTCGGCGACTTTAGCCGCCGCCACAACAGCTTCCCTTCCGGCCATCACTTTCTTCTTGGCTCTCTTATTTGG aatggAGAGGCTTAAGGTTAAGAGCATACAAGGAACAGCAAAGCTTCTAGGGATTACTGTGTGCATGGGTGGGGTCATTACCTTAGCTCTTTACAAAGGTCCACTACTGAAATTACCTTTATGCCATCACCTCTATCACGGCCAAGAACATCTTCACCGGGATGAACACTCCAAAAGCGGTTCCACCTCGTGGCTCAAAGGATGTGTCCTCATGGTCGCCTCCAACATTTTATGGGGTCTTTGGCTCGTTTTACAG GGTCGTGTGTTAAAGGTCTACCCTTCAAAGCTATACTTTACAACACTTCATTGCCTCTTGAGTTCGATTCAATCCTTTTTCATCGCAATTGCTTTAGAGAGAGATATCTCAGCATGGAAGCTTGGTTGGAACCTAAGACTCGTTGCAGTCATTTACTGC GGGTTCATTGTAACAGGCGTAGCATATTATTTGCAGTCATGGGTTATAGAGAAGAGGGGACCTGTCTTCTTATCAATGTTCACTCCATTATCTCTCCTCTTCACTCTCCTCTCTTCAGCAATTCTCTTATGCGAGATCATCAGTCTTGGAAG CATCTTAGGTGGAATATTGTTGATTATAGGTCTCTACTGTGTGTTGTGGGGCAAAAGCAGAGAGGAGAGAAACAGTGGTGATGATAAGATTGATGATCTACAGAAGGAAAACGATGTCGTGTGCAATGAAGTGAAGGTTGTCATTAGTTAA